The genomic region tagaatataaacTCTATGATAATGCTATATGCATTAATggcttaaaagaaaaaaagaaaatggcaacTTCTTATGAAATATGCATCGCTCATGTTGTAAATCTTTTccataatatattatagaaaGTATATACTAAAGCAAAGACAGAcaccagaaaagaaattattatagacACTCGCTTCCTTTCTGTCTCTCAATTCTTTAGCGCCACATTTTCTGTGTTGTCTTTGACTGCTGCTTCTTTCTTTGCCTTAACTAAAAAAACTCacctttttcttgttttttctttcttatataaaGAGAGACTTTCAAGCGCAACAACTAGACTTTCAAGTGCAACAACtctatctttctttattaatttcccATCATCTTCTTGAACTTTCTCCAAGATTCTTCCCTTTGTTTCCACAATCTTTCTCAGGAAAcagtaaagaaaataagatttGGTAAGTTAAGCTTACCGGGTATTTGTCAAATTTAATTCTTGGTTCTGGTTCTGTTTGGTTGCTAAGAAGAGTACAAAGAAAGAATgcgaggaaaaaagaaaatttggctcatataattatatccAAGTCAGCCGTGTAGGTTTTAGCTGGAGCAAGAGAgtcttttttcctctttttctgTGTGCTTtgttgaaaatttgaaaaggtGCAGTCCTTTGCTGCTGTTATTTGGTTAAGAGGTGTGGGGATTATgttgtttcttctttctccTATCTGTTTTCTTGGCAATCAAACAGAAATGTTATTGGTTCGACTTACGTTTCATTAGAGTTTAGTGATTTTGGTAAACTAATGTGTCCTTTTGTTCATTGAATGTTCTGCTCTTATGGAACTCATATTGTTTGGCTAAGAATAGATTTAGctttaagaatttgaagagAGTAAAAGAAGGGAAATTTAAACCCAAGAACTTGAAGTTCTTTTGGACAATTCATCATAGAGAAACTGAGTCTAGTCAATTCCTTCATTTTTTCAAGCATAGCAAACATTTGTTGTTTGGTCACTTGAGTTATCTTACAACTTTGCTAACCCCGAGTGAGATTAAGATTAAAAGTTTAGCTGAATTGAGTTATCTGACAATCTCTTTTGCTCTTGTATAGGGTAATCTCTGTTTCAGTAATAACTGATGGAAAGCACTGGAGGTGGTTCTTTTATGAGGAATAGGAGACTGGAGAGTTTTCTTAACACAGACTCCAGCACAAATGTGAATGAAACCTCAAGAAAATTGGTGAGGAAAGAAGTGGAACAAAGGCCTAACAATGAtgtttatgttgatgatgatggttGGATTTCTGGATTGATATCTTGGGTGAGGATTGTTGTGTGTTTTGTGTCAATGATGATTACTACATTTATCTGGGCTTCACTCATGCTCTTGCTCTTGCCATGGCCTTATGAGAGGATTAGGCAAGGAAATATTTATGGACATGTCACTGGTAGAATTTTGGTGAGTTTCTTTaagattttcttaataattcaTTTCAGATTTACCTTTCTGAAGTAGGTATTGATACCACTGTCATAGTTTTTGCATTTTAGTTTTATGATATGAATGattaaatatctaataaagCAGAAGGAGATTACCCGGAAGAGATTATGCACGAAAAACTTTGGATCTTTTGATGTTTAATATGCCTCAGAAATTAGGTATTGAACTGCACAATGTTTGTCGACTTCTTGTTTCCTTGATGTCCAAAATAGTGAAAGATAAGtctctactttttctttttgtttccttGTAGTTGACCCTGATCAAATAGCACATAACCGATATTTGTTGTATAATAtgtttttctccttttttgttttcccTTTTCAACATACTATCCTGTGCTATTCTCATAAGTTCttcattcattcatttggGTTCTGTGAGTACAGTACTAGACTGCCggttttaatatgataagtttcttttcttgtgtAAGCTGGCATTTAGTGATGAACTATTTTTAATGATGAGGTGCCTGAGGCAAAGAGACTTTGTTTCATTATTGTTAAACTTTTGACAAGTCTGAGCATTTACTGTTGGTGATCATGATATGTGACCACAGGCTGCTTATTATTTGCTAGGGGATAAAATCTCCTGCAGAATTAACAGAAACATACGGTTCTCGGTTGGGTCACAAAGTAAAATGAACAAGGTTAAAAGAGTATGCTTAGGAAAAAAGGAACTTTGATGAAAGAGATGTTGTAGGTCGTATTTCACTCTTTAGATTGTGGAGGAACCTTAGTCCACATGCTTGCATCATAGGCTAAAATCTAATTGGCTCCAACCTTCCAGTTAATCTGTTCTGTTTAGACTAATAGAAATAAGAATCTTTTAGAACTTCTGATAGGCTTTAAACTAGTCTAGtacattatttttctcacCGACTTATTGATAAGGGCCTTCGAGACCAGTGTTAATTGAAGTTCTTTAGCACGAACTAGTGAGATAATGGCGAGGCCTTGTTATTTTATAACATTCTGCAGATCATCTGAGTGTATACTCTTACATATTTCAGTGAATAATATTTAGATGAAATATCTATAGTTCAATATTTATTTCCTAACATTTagctattttaaatttgtccATTTCCATAACATTTAGCTACTATTAACATTACAAGATTCCGATTGCAGATGTGGATCTTAGGGAATCCTCTAAAGATCGAAGGCGTTGAATTCTCAAATGAGAAGGCCATTTATATCAGTAATCATTCATCTCCTATAGACATTTTCCTTATAATGTGGTTGACGCCCACTGGCACAGTTGGGGTTGCAAAGAAGGAGGTACATTCTCAGTTATTTTGATCATCTGTTCTCCATCATGATAAATAAGCAGCTTCCAGTATATGTCAGGAGATATTGAGAAATTTTAGCATCAGTGACAActgtaatatttatttctgcaGATTATATGGTACCCACTATTTGGACAGCTTTATGTACTGGCCAACCATCTTCGAATTGATCGCTCCAATCCAGCTGCTGCAATTCAATCCATGAAAGAGGTAACTACCATTTCTATCTTCCACATTATAAAGCTCGGAGAAGGAAGAGATAAGAGGCCCCATGGAGAATATGGTCAGAAATCCATAATGGTGTTGCCTGTCTATATATACTCAGGCACAAACTTTCTTCTCTCAGGTAGCGTGTGCTGTTATCAAGAACAACCTATCGTTAATCATTTTTCCAGAGGGCACCAGGTCGAAAAGTGGAAGATTACTCCCCTTTAAAAAGGTGAAAAGTCAGGTTCTTCACGTGAATAATGTTTTTGTCGCTGAACCAATCATGCTATCAGAacatgataaaatatttaattatttgtccATTGACATGATTTGTTTGTATTCTGCACAATATAAAGCAGATTGGTTAAGACCTCTACTTGCCTTATTGCATCAATACTTAATATAGAACTTCTACTTTCAGTTTTTCTTCTCAAAGGCATAACCTTGTGCACTTGTGCCTTCTAAGCATTTAGAACACACATCTACCTTCAAATCAGCAAGCAAAAATTTCTgacccttttcttcttttgttttattttttttttccttgcaGGGTTTTGTTCATTTAGCATTGCAAACACGTCTTCCAATAGTTCCAATCGTCCTGACGGGTACCCATCGAGCATGGAGGAAGGACAGTTTGCATGTTCGGCCTGCACCCATAAATGTCAAGTATCTCCGTCCAATAAAAACTGATAATTGGACAGATGACAAAATTGATGACTACGTAAAATTGCTACATGACACGTATGTTGAAAACCTTCCAGAGTCTCAAAGGCCTCTAAGTTAGAAGGTACCAGAAGCAATCCCTACTCTCTAATCCTAGTTGAGGCATTTTTCTCTTTGTAATTTTAACAATCTGGGAAAGTCCCTTAGTAAAAGCTACAATAAGCATTGTAGCAATGTAATGATCAAGATTAGCTGAGGCACTGATGTTTATACTGCTATTGCAAGTATCCTTATTGTTTGTGTTAAGATTTGCTTgatttatgtaattgtgtatcaTATCTTCTATTTATAGGAAGTCTCTTTGTATTGTATGTAATTGCCATTAATTTAggttcttattttgttagtttctttttgtaaaatgTTGTATATATAACAGCCTCTGTAATGCtatacaaaaaaagaaaaaaaaaagagacttCTTTTCTTCAGATTTTTtatatggtatcagagcataTGATCCTATTAGCTCTCTAACTCTACTTCCGCAAAGTTTATGGATGATACTGCTATTGATAGTGATAGCAACAGTAACCATTCATCAAGAGACACATCTTCTCAATGTAGTTCAGAAACCTTTAATCATAATATGTCCACACCTGTTATTGATCCATCCGatcctctttttcttcatgCTTCTGATCATCCAAGCATGACTCTTGTCTCAAAGGCTTTAGATGGAACCAATTACGTTATGTGGAAGAGATCTATCCTGGTGAATCTTGGAGCCAAAAACAAACTAGGATTCATCAAAGGAACCATTCAAACACCAGATACAGAACATCCAAAATACTCTCTATGGCAACGTTGCAATGATATGGTTCTCTCCTGGATCTTGAACTCATTAAGTCAAGAACTTACAAACAGTGTACTTCATGCGGAGACACCTTCAGAAATTTGGACAAATCTTCAAGAGCGCTTTTTTCAAGGTGatttttctcattattatCAAACTCAAAGATCTATTGttgaattgaaacaaaatcaagattccattttctcttattacACAAAGATGAAAATGTTGTGGGATGAGTTAACCAATTGCAGCCCCTTGGTCACATGCACATGCAGTGGATAAAAggacttaaaagaaaaagaagaaaaaattaagttaggGCAATTTTTGATGGGATTAAATGAAACCTATTCTGCTGTACGAGGTCAGATCATGTTAATGCAGCCTCTACCAACAGTCAAAAAGGCATATGCACTTCtttatgaagaagaaaaacaacgAGGACTCACTGAAGCCAAATGTATTAATATTGTTCATGCCATGAATGTCAAAATTCATGATAACTCTAAAGAATCACAATCGGATGCTCAACGACAAGCTAGACAAGGGTTATCTTCTTATAGTAAATCACAGAAGTCACAAGGAtctaaaaaattctttttctgcACTTATTGTGAGGGCACAACCCATACTGTGGATCGGTGTTACTACCTAAATGGTTTTCTTGTCAGTCACAAATTTCATGGAAAAGATGTTCAACCTCCAAATCGAAGTCGGAAGCCTGCTGCACACCAAACCCGTAGTGACACACACATGGATATAGTAAAGACATCAACTAACCAATCTCTCCAATTTAATCCTGAAGAGCTTGCACAAATAAAAGCTTTCTTTAAGAATGGTAAAAATCCTACTCGTGCAAACTACACAGGTATGCCTACACCTTTTTGTTCATCTTCTAGTATACAAAAGACAGATTTAAATAATTGGATCATCGACAGTGGTGCAACAAATCACATAGCCACCTTCTTAACCAATTTCACTCCTTTATCTTCACAAGTTAATTTACCCAATGGTTCTTACTCTAAAGTAACTGGAATTGGTTCTACTCAATTCTTAAATCATCTGCATATTAAAGATATATTATGTGCTCCattttttcatgttaatttgTTGTCCGTAAGCCAACTTACAGCCACCTTGAATTgttcaattcaattttttcctACTTTTTGTATATTGCAGGACCTAGCTTCGAAGAAGATGATTGGTTTGGGGAAGCAGCTTAATGGATTGTACTATTTTGTTCCTCTAGTTAAGTCTACATCAACCTCTCTTCCAATCACTCATCATGTTGACTCAACCACCAGCATTACTTAGCACAAGCGATTAGGGCATCCCTCCACAGAACCTTCCAAGTTTTTAAGTAATATTATTTCCTcatttgtatttgattctcATCATTCTTGTGAAACTTGTCCTTTGGCAAAGCAAACTCGTTTACCATTTCCTTTAAGTTCTATTCAAACTTTGTATTCTTTTGACCTTATTCATTGTGATATTTGGGGACCATTTCGTACTGCCACTCACACTGGAGCACACTATTTTTTAACTATACTAGATGATTTCACACGCTTCAGTTGGATTTtcttaatgaaatttaaaaatgaaacacAAGGATTGCTTAAAACATTCATATCTTATGTCAATACCCAATTCAACTGTCAAGTTAAATCCATTAGATGTGATAATGGTGCAGAATTTGTGTCCATGAAACCTTATCTCTCCAACTTAGGCATCTTGTTTCAAAGCTCATGTCCATCTACGCCCCAACAAAGTGGTGTCGTTGAACGAAAACATAGACATCTTTTATAGGTTAGTAGAGCTTTGCGATTTGATGCTCATCTTCCTTTACAATTTTGGGGGGATAGTTTACTTACTGCAACTTATCTTATTAATCGTCTACCCACTCCCATTTTGCACAATAAATCTCCTTATGAATTGTTGTATAACAAGCCACCAGATTACTCTCATTTACGAGTTTTCAGATGTCTTTATTATGCAACAAATCTTCACCCTTCTAATAAATTTTGCTTATATGATCTACAAACTCACCAATTTTTTTCAAGTCGTGATGTTATTTTTCATGAATcaatttttccattttctacTTCTGCAACAACATCGAACACTTCCCCAAATATTTCACCACCTGTGCTACCAGATTACATCTATGAATCTGCCCCTATTGTGCCTCATTTGTCACCTTTAGCTTCTGAACCAACTATTCCATCACCATCTCCTCCTTCCATATCCTCACCTTCTTCATCAGTACAACGTAATCCACCTCCTATCCGATGAAGTGACCGTGTCAAAAAGCCTTCTGTCCTTCGTGATTTTCATTGTGGACAAGTTAGTACAATACCATCAACTGCAACCTCAAATTTGGCATCTTCAACTAAGTCAGGTACTCGGTATCctttaagtaattatatttcttatgatTCTCTGTCACTTACCCATAAACACTTTGTTAATACTATTTCAAGTGTTTTCGAACCAACCTCTTATGCTTAGGCTGTCTTGGATTCAAATTGGAGAGAAGCAATGAGACATGAACTTGATGCTCTCACTAAACAACAGACCTGATCCTTAGTTCCTTTACCGGCTGGTCATCGTCCCATTGGCAGCAAGTGGGTCTACCGTATCAAATATAATTCCAATGGACAAATTGAACGCTACAAGGCCCGATTAGTCGCGAAAGGATTTTCTCAACAAGAAGGCTTAGATTACACTGAAACATTTGCCCCCGTTGCGAAATTAACATTTGTCCGATGTCTACTTGCTGTTGCTGCTGCCAAAAATTGGCCATTGTACCAAATGGATGTGACTAATACATTCTTACATGGTGACTTAGCTGAAGAAATATACATGACTCCATCACCGAGTCTTTGTTGACAGGGGGAGAAACTTGTGTGTCGACTACATAAATCTCTTTATGGGCTTAAACAAGCACCTCGGAATTGGTTTGCAAAATTTTCAAGTGCTATTAAGAAAGCTGGTTTTGTTCAATCACACTCTGATTATTCATTGTTTGTAAAAACAAAGGGCTCATCTACAACTATGGTCCTTATTTATGTCGATGACATGGTGATTACTGGAAATGATGCAGATGCTATACACAATCTCAAGAAACTCCTTCATCAGCAATTTCAAATCAAAGATCTCGGCATACTGAAGTATTTTCTTGGGTTAGAAGTTGCAAGGTCCAAAACAGGTATCGTTATCTCTCAGTGAAAATATACTTTAGAGATCATTGATGATGTTGGTTATTCAGGTGCTCAACCCTCAAAGTTCCCTATGGAAATgaatctcaaactcataaatcaTGAAGGTGATATTCTTCATGATCCAGCTCGCTATAGGAGATTAGTTGGACGACTGATCTATCTCACGATAACAAGACCTGACATTACATACTCAGTTAACATACTGAGTCAATTCATACATGCTCCGAGAAAAACACATTGGGATGCTGCTCTTCGGGttattaaatatctaaaaggAAGTCCTGGTTTAGGTCTATTATTTCCATTTAATAACTCTCTCACTTTGAAAGCTTATTGTGACGCAAATTGGGCAAACTGTCCAATGACAGGAAGATCAACAACGGGCTATTGTGTGTTCTTGGGAAGTTCATTGATCTCTTGGAAAGCAAAGAAGCAGAAAACTGTCTCAAGATCATCTTCAGAAGCTGAATACAGGTCCATGGCAGCCGCAACTTGTGAATTAACTTGGctaaaatttttgtttaatgaTATGCAAGTCTCTGTAGGACTAGCAATGCTGTTATGTAATAATCAAGCTGCACTTCACATAGCAGCAAATCCAGTGTATCACGAACGCACGAAACATATAGAACTTGACTGTCATGTTGTAAGAGAAAAGGTCCAAGCCGGTCAAATTATCACCAAGTTTGTTCCATCTCACTTGCAGCTAGCAGATATCTTCACAAAAGCTCTTACTGGAAATATTTTCAAGGAGCTAACATCCAAGTTGAACATGCTTGATATTCATACTTcaacttgagggggagtgttaaGATTTGATTTAGCTTcatttatgtaattgtgtatcaGATCTTCTATTTATAGAAAGTCTCTCTGTATTGTATGTAATTGACCATTAATTTAggttcttattttattagtttttttttttataaaaagctGTCTATATAACAGCCTCTGTAatgctataaaaaaaaatacttctttttttcagattttttttagtttgatCCATATCGGTTACATAATAGGTTTTAATGCACCCTATACAATTGATGccataattcttttatagatGTTCTGTATATgttttttgttagaattttgGTTTGCATTAATACAAACTTTTACATCATATATTTATCACTTGTCAGTGTTTTCTGCCCTTTCATGGGATGCTAAATGCTGGTGAAAGTACTTTGGGAATAATAAGTTGAGTGCAGTTAAAATGCTAAACTCTAGGCTTGATCAAATTAAGGGTCTAACTTATCAAATGGCATGGATTAGCTTTCCAGCTGCTTATCAGATGTCTAAGAGAGCAAGAATTGAGATTACTGCACATATGTTACTGCTGATAAGTTTAcaacaaatatttaaaatatcattttctttctataataTTTGGAACACTGGACCTAGATGACAGCTTGAAAACAAATTTCGAATATGATTAATGCTTTACTGAATCCAATAATAGAAAGTTAAATCTCTTGCAATTACTGAAAAcataatcaaaaaatttgctGGTGTTATCTTCAGTACCTAATTGAACATTTCAAAACCATTATTAAATAACATTGTTGTGTAGAACTCATCATAATTATAACATGCATGACAACTTGACTGTGACATAAAAGATGaagcaaaaaaaagaaaaaagttccCTTCTTCCCCATagatagaaagaaagaaagaaagaaaaaaagaaagtagaaaAAGATGCCcttcaaattttctttcttaagcTAAACTAGATAGATGATATATGCTATACTTGTAATTCTTGTTGTTGTATAaatctttaagaaaaaaaaaaaagcaagcTCCTGTTAAGTAAATATATAGGTCTATTTAGTTCGGCTAATCAATGTAATTCTTAGTTGTTggctgataaattaaattattttaataaaattttattaacgaTCGttgttagtatgttaaatgacTATTGAGATTATAATTTAccgttaaatatattatattatattatattatatttaataatacaaattaataaaaataacttataatatttaaagatattataattaatttcctttagctagttgtatttattattaaaaatatttataaaaattatttaaaaaagtttaaaatttaaattctgccaataaatttttttaattttaaatatcatatatattataattagttgactattaagaataattttaaaataataattatttattataaaatataaaattctaattatatgatatgaagttaaagtaaattattattaataatttttaataagaataataatatccaaataaataaataaaataaaatcagctatcagttgaaagaaaaaggcttTAAAATAGAGCTGATACAATTAACAGTTGATTGAGACTAAATCAGCTATGGgctgttattttttaaacttttatcaaatgctattaaaaaataacaatcacCTGCACCAAATCTCTAAATTAAACAGATATGTAATCTTTGTATGCGAAATAAGTCACATGGTCAACAATAATCTAAGAATAAAAACCTAAGTTACTCTGCACTTCACTCTTACTTCAGTTGCATTAAACTATGGGCCCGAT from Ricinus communis isolate WT05 ecotype wild-type chromosome 9, ASM1957865v1, whole genome shotgun sequence harbors:
- the LOC8282895 gene encoding 1-acyl-sn-glycerol-3-phosphate acyltransferase isoform X1; amino-acid sequence: MESTGGGSFMRNRRLESFLNTDSSTNVNETSRKLVRKEVEQRPNNDVYVDDDGWISGLISWVRIVVCFVSMMITTFIWASLMLLLLPWPYERIRQGNIYGHVTGRILMWILGNPLKIEGVEFSNEKAIYISNHSSPIDIFLIMWLTPTGTVGVAKKEIIWYPLFGQLYVLANHLRIDRSNPAAAIQSMKEAQTFFSQVACAVIKNNLSLIIFPEGTRSKSGRLLPFKKGFVHLALQTRLPIVPIVLTGTHRAWRKDSLHVRPAPINVKYLRPIKTDNWTDDKIDDYVKLLHDTYVENLPESQRPLS
- the LOC8282895 gene encoding 1-acyl-sn-glycerol-3-phosphate acyltransferase (The RefSeq protein has 2 substitutions compared to this genomic sequence), with amino-acid sequence MESTGGGSFMRNRRLESFLNTDSSTNVNETSRKLVRKEVEQRPNNDVYVDDDGWISGLISWVRIVVCFVSMMITTFIWASLMLLLLPWPYERIRQGNIYGHVTGRILMWILGNPLKIEGVEFSNEKAIYISNHSSPIDIFLIMWLTPTGTVGVAKKEIIWYPLFGQLYVLANHLRIDRSNPAAAIQSMKEVACAVIKNNLSLIIFPEGTRSKSGRLLPFKKGFVHLALQTRLPIVPIVLTGTHRAWRKDSLHVRPAPINVKYLRPIKTDNWTDDKVDDYVKLLHDMYVENLPESQRPLS
- the LOC8282895 gene encoding 1-acyl-sn-glycerol-3-phosphate acyltransferase isoform X2 — its product is MESTGGGSFMRNRRLESFLNTDSSTNVNETSRKLVRKEVEQRPNNDVYVDDDGWISGLISWVRIVVCFVSMMITTFIWASLMLLLLPWPYERIRQGNIYGHVTGRILMWILGNPLKIEGVEFSNEKAIYISNHSSPIDIFLIMWLTPTGTVGVAKKEIIWYPLFGQLYVLANHLRIDRSNPAAAIQSMKEVACAVIKNNLSLIIFPEGTRSKSGRLLPFKKGFVHLALQTRLPIVPIVLTGTHRAWRKDSLHVRPAPINVKYLRPIKTDNWTDDKIDDYVKLLHDTYVENLPESQRPLS